One genomic region from Pseudobacteroides sp. encodes:
- a CDS encoding DarT1-associated NADAR antitoxin family protein, producing MANRPVFISNTNIVGYVEEKKIDFAWFPGLSKSQKQKSIESLHNAFIQDYPVVKVLEISSKSLQPIGVELSAFNLMFSYQNATFNVETAFQSSKVFESGGPFLDLLNKSAREAKADERLKNSGKLVQFVFYGQKWPLEPKTAFYDWLYLNAVSQNGELANQIMEYSAFTDIEFNPQKSINCQARSAALFVSLKRMGILENALNAPEEFLKVYKSKSSPQI from the coding sequence TTGGCTAATAGACCAGTTTTTATTTCAAATACAAATATTGTTGGATATGTGGAAGAAAAGAAAATTGATTTTGCTTGGTTCCCAGGGTTATCAAAATCACAGAAACAAAAATCAATTGAATCCTTACATAATGCTTTTATTCAAGACTATCCAGTTGTCAAGGTTTTAGAAATATCAAGTAAATCTTTACAGCCTATAGGTGTTGAGTTAAGTGCATTTAATCTTATGTTCTCTTATCAAAATGCAACCTTTAACGTCGAAACTGCTTTTCAATCAAGTAAAGTTTTTGAATCTGGCGGACCCTTTCTGGATTTGCTAAATAAATCAGCAAGAGAAGCTAAAGCAGATGAACGGCTTAAAAATTCAGGAAAGCTTGTTCAATTTGTTTTCTATGGCCAAAAGTGGCCTTTAGAGCCAAAAACAGCTTTTTATGATTGGCTTTACCTTAATGCAGTTTCTCAAAATGGAGAATTAGCGAATCAGATAATGGAATACTCTGCTTTTACTGATATTGAATTTAACCCTCAAAAGTCAATTAATTGTCAGGCAAGATCGGCAGCGTTATTTGTTTCGCTGAAAAGAATGGGAATTTTGGAAAACGCATTGAATGCACCGGAAGAGTTCCTCAAAGTATACAAAAGCAAGTCTTCACCCCAAATCTAA